From the Caballeronia sp. NK8 genome, one window contains:
- a CDS encoding MurR/RpiR family transcriptional regulator yields the protein MLLSQVEAKREQLRPSERKLADYVLEAPREVLDLSMTDFAARAGVSQPTIARFCQALGFSGFREFKIRLAQNIAADVPTVYRDVRADEPPAGVAAKVLDRTIGALIAVRNTLSSDSVAAAIAILAEARRIEFYGAGGSGIAALDMQHKFFRLGVPSVAYSDPHTYTTSAALLGAGDVVVAISNTGRTRDILDACRSALNGGAKVIAITHGHSPLARLATVGLFANVDEDTDIFSPMTSRVSHLAIGDILAVGLALARGPALADKLAEAKDVLEGRRVGA from the coding sequence ATGTTGCTGTCTCAAGTCGAAGCGAAGCGCGAGCAACTGCGGCCGTCCGAGCGCAAGCTGGCCGACTACGTGCTCGAAGCGCCGCGCGAGGTGCTCGACCTGTCGATGACCGATTTCGCGGCGCGCGCCGGCGTCAGTCAGCCGACCATCGCGCGGTTTTGCCAGGCGCTCGGCTTTTCGGGCTTCCGGGAATTCAAGATTCGCCTCGCTCAGAACATAGCAGCGGACGTTCCCACCGTTTACCGCGACGTGCGCGCGGACGAGCCGCCCGCGGGCGTCGCGGCCAAGGTGCTCGACCGGACCATCGGCGCGCTGATCGCCGTGCGCAATACGCTCTCGTCGGACAGCGTCGCGGCGGCCATCGCGATCCTGGCCGAGGCGCGCCGCATCGAGTTCTACGGCGCGGGCGGATCGGGCATCGCCGCGCTCGACATGCAGCACAAATTTTTTCGATTGGGCGTGCCGTCTGTCGCATACTCCGATCCGCATACGTACACCACTTCTGCCGCGCTACTCGGCGCGGGCGACGTCGTCGTTGCGATCTCCAATACCGGGCGCACCCGGGACATTCTCGACGCGTGCAGATCGGCGTTGAATGGCGGCGCCAAGGTCATCGCGATCACGCACGGCCACTCGCCGCTCGCGCGCTTGGCGACTGTCGGATTGTTCGCAAATGTCGATGAAGACACCGACATTTTTTCGCCGATGACATCGCGCGTGTCACATCTCGCGATCGGCGACATTCTGGCGGTTGGTCTGGCGCTGGCGCGCGGGCCGGCGCTCGCGGACAAGCTCGCTGAGGCGAAGGACGTGCTGGAAGGACGGCGGGTGGGAGCGTAA
- the edd gene encoding phosphogluconate dehydratase, which yields MVSPHSQLKKVTDRIIERSKPTRSAYLARIDAAHGKFPARGALSCANLAHGFAGLEGEEKIAIKAIREPNIGIVSSYNEMLSAHAPYKNFPDIIKQAAREHGGVAQFAGGVPAMCDGITQGNAGMELSLFSREVIAMSTAVALTHNMFDAALCLGICDKIVPGLAIGALQFGHLPTIFVPAGPMTSGLTNDDKAKVRQEFATGKCDRGALLEAESAAYHGHGTCTFYGTANSNQMLMEVMGLHLPSSAFVHPHTPLRDALTAEAARRVLDITLERGNYTPIGHVVDEKAIVNGIVALLATGGSTNHTLHLVAIARAAGIMIDWNDFDELSQVVPLLAKIYPNGKADVNHFHAAGGVAFLVRNLLEGGLLHEDVQTVAGKGLSHYTKEPKLIDGKLQWVDGAPESHDTKVLRGIGEPFQPDGGLRLMQGKLGRGVIKISAVAAEHRMVKAPAIVFNSQEEVQEAFDKGELKRDFVAVVRFQGARANGMPELHRLTPLLGVLQDQGFHVALVTDGRMSGASGKVPAVIHVSPEALLQGPLGKVRTGDMLVIDAPAGVLDIEIDANEWASREVQAPLYQADNEAGFGRELFGVFRSAALPAEEGASVFGALIGATSAHDGANGAAAPQDKNPLRDNARAAASALNKAHATQH from the coding sequence ATGGTTTCCCCGCATTCGCAACTCAAAAAAGTCACCGATCGCATCATCGAGCGCAGCAAGCCGACGCGTTCCGCATACCTGGCGCGCATCGATGCCGCCCACGGCAAGTTTCCGGCGCGCGGCGCGCTTTCGTGCGCGAATCTGGCGCACGGCTTCGCCGGACTCGAAGGCGAGGAAAAGATAGCGATCAAGGCGATTCGCGAGCCGAACATCGGCATCGTCTCGTCCTATAACGAGATGCTGTCCGCGCACGCGCCGTACAAGAACTTCCCCGACATCATCAAGCAGGCGGCGCGCGAGCACGGCGGCGTCGCGCAATTCGCGGGCGGCGTGCCAGCCATGTGCGATGGCATCACGCAAGGCAACGCCGGCATGGAACTGTCGCTCTTTTCGCGTGAAGTCATCGCGATGAGCACGGCCGTGGCGCTCACGCACAACATGTTCGACGCGGCCCTGTGCCTCGGTATTTGCGACAAGATCGTGCCGGGGCTGGCCATCGGCGCGTTGCAGTTCGGTCACCTGCCGACCATTTTCGTGCCCGCCGGCCCGATGACCAGCGGCTTGACCAATGACGACAAGGCCAAAGTGCGCCAGGAGTTCGCGACCGGAAAATGCGATCGGGGCGCGCTGCTCGAAGCGGAATCCGCGGCGTATCACGGACACGGCACCTGCACGTTCTATGGCACGGCGAACAGCAACCAGATGCTCATGGAAGTGATGGGCCTGCATTTGCCGAGCTCGGCGTTCGTGCATCCGCACACGCCCCTGCGCGACGCGCTCACGGCCGAGGCCGCGCGTCGTGTGCTCGATATCACGCTGGAACGCGGCAACTACACGCCGATCGGCCATGTGGTCGATGAGAAGGCGATCGTGAACGGCATCGTCGCGCTGCTGGCGACGGGCGGCTCGACCAACCATACGCTGCATCTCGTGGCGATCGCGCGGGCGGCGGGCATCATGATCGACTGGAACGATTTCGACGAGCTTTCGCAAGTGGTGCCGCTACTCGCGAAGATCTACCCGAACGGCAAGGCCGATGTGAACCACTTCCACGCGGCGGGCGGCGTCGCGTTCCTCGTACGCAATCTGCTCGAAGGCGGCTTGTTGCACGAAGATGTGCAGACGGTCGCGGGCAAGGGGCTTTCGCACTATACGAAGGAGCCGAAGCTCATCGACGGCAAACTGCAATGGGTCGACGGCGCACCCGAAAGCCACGACACCAAGGTGCTGCGCGGCATCGGCGAGCCGTTCCAGCCGGACGGCGGGCTGCGTCTCATGCAGGGCAAGCTCGGGCGCGGCGTCATCAAGATTTCGGCGGTTGCGGCGGAGCATCGCATGGTGAAGGCGCCGGCCATCGTGTTCAATTCGCAAGAGGAAGTGCAGGAAGCGTTCGACAAGGGCGAACTGAAGCGCGATTTCGTCGCCGTCGTGCGCTTCCAGGGCGCGCGCGCGAACGGCATGCCCGAACTGCATCGTTTGACGCCGCTGCTCGGCGTGCTGCAGGATCAGGGCTTCCATGTCGCACTGGTCACGGACGGGCGCATGTCGGGCGCGTCGGGCAAGGTGCCGGCGGTTATTCATGTGTCGCCTGAGGCGCTGCTGCAAGGACCGCTCGGCAAGGTCCGCACCGGCGACATGCTCGTGATCGACGCGCCCGCCGGCGTGCTCGACATCGAAATCGATGCGAACGAGTGGGCATCGCGGGAAGTACAAGCGCCGCTCTATCAGGCGGACAACGAAGCAGGATTCGGACGCGAACTGTTCGGCGTATTCCGTAGCGCGGCGCTGCCAGCGGAAGAGGGGGCGTCGGTGTTCGGCGCGCTCATCGGCGCGACGTCCGCGCACGACGGGGCGAACGGCGCGGCCGCCCCGCAAGATAAGAATCCGCTTCGCGATAACGCGCGCGCCGCGGCATCGGCGCTGAACAAGGCGCACGCCACGCAGCATTGA
- the eda gene encoding bifunctional 4-hydroxy-2-oxoglutarate aldolase/2-dehydro-3-deoxy-phosphogluconate aldolase has protein sequence MKSVSEIVRLGPVIPVLAFETVEQGEHVSRALHAGGVKVLEITLRTPAGIGAIERASQLADDIVVGVGTITKPEHCAQAKKAGAQFGVSPGLTKDMHKAAQDAGLPLLPGVMTPSDIIAAMELGYEIVKFFPAQQAGGIPMLQAFYGPFPNLKFCPTGGITAETATNFLAQPNVVCVGGSWLTPKAALAAQNWEEVTRLARAASELAPHQ, from the coding sequence ATGAAATCGGTAAGCGAAATCGTGCGTCTGGGCCCGGTGATTCCGGTGCTGGCGTTCGAAACGGTCGAGCAAGGCGAACATGTGTCGCGCGCGCTGCATGCGGGCGGTGTGAAAGTGCTGGAAATCACGCTGCGCACGCCAGCGGGCATCGGCGCGATCGAGCGCGCGAGCCAGTTGGCCGACGATATCGTCGTCGGCGTGGGCACCATCACGAAGCCCGAGCATTGCGCGCAGGCGAAGAAGGCGGGCGCGCAGTTCGGCGTGTCGCCCGGTCTCACGAAGGACATGCACAAGGCCGCGCAGGACGCCGGCTTGCCGCTGCTGCCGGGCGTGATGACGCCCAGCGATATCATCGCCGCAATGGAATTGGGCTACGAAATCGTCAAGTTTTTCCCGGCGCAGCAGGCGGGCGGCATTCCGATGCTTCAGGCGTTCTACGGACCGTTCCCGAATCTGAAATTCTGTCCGACGGGCGGGATCACGGCTGAAACCGCAACCAACTTTCTCGCACAGCCGAATGTGGTGTGTGTCGGCGGTTCCTGGCTGACGCCGAAGGCCGCGCTTGCCGCGCAGAACTGGGAGGAAGTCACGCGTCTTGCACGCGCTGCGAGCGAACTGGCGCCGCACCAGTAA
- a CDS encoding CopD family protein — translation MLWIKSLHIVLVASWFAGLFYLPRIFVNLAMETDPAATARLLLMARKLFRFMTFIAVPALACGLWLWLVVGIGAGQGWLHAKLTIVALIIVYHAYCGRLLHTFQRGENRRSDRWYRMFNELPVLGLLGATLLVVIKPF, via the coding sequence ATGCTCTGGATCAAATCGCTGCATATCGTGCTGGTGGCCTCGTGGTTCGCGGGGCTTTTTTATCTGCCGCGCATTTTCGTGAATCTCGCGATGGAAACCGATCCGGCGGCCACCGCGCGGCTGCTGCTGATGGCGCGCAAGCTGTTCCGGTTCATGACGTTCATCGCGGTGCCCGCGCTCGCGTGTGGGCTGTGGCTGTGGCTCGTCGTCGGGATCGGCGCGGGGCAGGGCTGGTTGCACGCGAAGCTGACCATCGTCGCGTTGATCATCGTGTATCACGCGTATTGCGGGCGCTTGCTTCACACGTTTCAACGCGGCGAGAACAGGCGCTCGGACAGGTGGTATCGGATGTTCAATGAACTTCCGGTTCTCGGGCTTCTCGGCGCGACCTTGCTCGTGGTGATCAAGCCGTTCTGA
- the holA gene encoding DNA polymerase III subunit delta gives MQLKLDALEAHLAKGLKGLYVVYGDEHLLAQEACDRIRAAARAGGFTDRTVFTVERGFDWSALIGATQSMSLFGDRQLIELRIPTGKPGKEGAEALKTLADADNPDVVTLVTLPRVDGATQKAGWFTALSGAGVALKIDPIERAQLPMWVGQRLAQQGQRVAPGEEGRRALSFIAERVEGNLLAAHQEIQKLGLLYPEGVLTFEQIHDAVLNVARYDVFKLNEAMLTGDVGRLARMLDGLKGEGEAAVLVLWALVEEVRTLLRIKRGVASGKPLATLLRENRVWGPRERLIGPALSRVTDEALEKALSLAARLDRQVKGLSGSTGKRGSEPPPDPWAGMFELAMAVAHSGKPAQAAPAPRPRR, from the coding sequence ATGCAACTGAAGCTCGACGCGCTCGAAGCGCACCTCGCGAAAGGCCTGAAGGGTCTGTACGTCGTCTATGGCGATGAGCATCTGCTCGCGCAGGAAGCGTGCGACCGCATCCGGGCCGCTGCGCGTGCGGGCGGCTTCACGGACCGCACGGTGTTCACCGTCGAGCGTGGCTTCGACTGGAGCGCGCTCATCGGCGCGACGCAATCGATGTCGCTCTTCGGCGACCGTCAACTCATCGAACTGCGCATTCCCACCGGCAAGCCGGGCAAGGAAGGCGCGGAAGCGCTGAAGACGCTCGCCGACGCCGATAACCCGGATGTCGTGACGCTCGTCACACTGCCGCGCGTGGACGGCGCGACGCAGAAAGCGGGCTGGTTCACGGCGTTGAGCGGCGCGGGCGTCGCGCTGAAGATCGATCCGATCGAACGCGCGCAATTGCCGATGTGGGTCGGCCAGCGGCTCGCGCAGCAAGGTCAGCGCGTCGCGCCCGGCGAGGAAGGTCGGCGCGCGTTGTCGTTCATCGCGGAACGGGTGGAAGGCAATCTGCTCGCCGCGCATCAGGAAATTCAGAAACTCGGGCTGTTGTATCCCGAGGGCGTGCTCACGTTCGAGCAGATCCACGACGCGGTGCTGAACGTCGCGCGCTACGACGTGTTCAAGCTCAACGAGGCGATGCTGACGGGCGACGTCGGCCGTCTCGCACGCATGCTCGATGGCCTGAAGGGCGAAGGCGAAGCCGCCGTGCTCGTGCTGTGGGCGCTCGTCGAAGAGGTGCGTACGCTGTTGCGCATCAAGCGCGGCGTGGCTTCAGGCAAGCCGCTCGCCACGCTGTTGCGCGAGAACCGCGTCTGGGGGCCGCGCGAACGGCTGATCGGTCCGGCGCTCTCGCGCGTGACGGATGAAGCGCTGGAAAAGGCGCTGTCGCTCGCGGCGCGCCTCGACCGGCAGGTGAAGGGGCTCTCGGGCAGCACGGGCAAGCGCGGCAGCGAGCCGCCGCCGGACCCGTGGGCTGGCATGTTCGAACTGGCGATGGCCGTCGCGCACAGTGGCAAGCCGGCGCAGGCTGCGCCAGCGCCACGACCGCGTCGCTAG
- a CDS encoding DUF2827 family protein, protein MTGNGEAAYWITIGLHHEVETLWNNGIKQNAVFLAEALKNCPNVESVVLVKTTYIPITDKLPWDLERWPTVTFDHAKDNVDVLIELGGQFDPMATDYLKRRGARLVSYCCGFEMVHAMESILFNKPSFGEHLFVNQRYDDFWMIPQVANISSLFRSAAAAAISRISRVL, encoded by the coding sequence GTGACGGGCAATGGAGAAGCTGCGTATTGGATCACGATCGGTCTACATCACGAGGTCGAGACGCTCTGGAACAACGGCATCAAGCAAAACGCCGTTTTTTTGGCGGAAGCGCTCAAGAATTGCCCGAATGTGGAAAGCGTGGTGCTCGTCAAGACGACGTACATTCCGATCACTGACAAGTTGCCCTGGGATCTGGAGCGCTGGCCGACGGTCACGTTCGATCACGCAAAGGACAACGTCGACGTGTTGATCGAACTCGGCGGCCAGTTCGACCCGATGGCGACGGACTATCTGAAGCGGCGTGGCGCCCGGCTCGTGTCCTACTGCTGCGGTTTCGAGATGGTGCACGCGATGGAGTCGATTCTCTTCAACAAGCCGAGCTTCGGGGAGCACCTTTTCGTCAACCAGCGATATGACGATTTCTGGATGATTCCGCAAGTGGCCAACATCAGCAGCCTATTTCGAAGTGCTGCTGCGGCAGCCATCTCACGCATCTCTCGTGTTCTGTGA
- a CDS encoding glutamate-5-semialdehyde dehydrogenase encodes MNIDQYMTDLGRRARAASRAMARASTAAKNAALHAVADAIEREREALKEANGRDLARAREKGHDAAFIDRLTLSDKALNTMVEGLRQVAALADPIGEISGLKFRPSGIQVGQMRVPLGVIGIIYESRPNVTIDAAALCLKSGNATILRGGSEALECNTALAKLIGVGLEAAGLPQDAVQVVETADRAAVGKLITMTEFVDVIVPRGGKSLIARLMEESRVPMIKHLDGICHVYVDDRADLAKASVICDNAKTHRYGTCNTMETLLVARGIAQQALPQLARAFQAKEVELRVEAEARAVLEAAKIGGLVDATEEDWSTEYLAPVLAIKVVADLDEAIEHINRYGSHHTDAICTEDHDRAMRFLREVDSASVMVNASTRFADGFEFGLGAEIGISNDKLHARGPVGLEGLTSLKYVVLGRGEVRQ; translated from the coding sequence ATGAACATCGATCAATACATGACCGACCTCGGCCGCCGCGCACGTGCGGCGTCGCGCGCGATGGCGCGGGCGTCGACGGCGGCGAAGAATGCGGCGCTGCACGCGGTGGCGGACGCCATCGAACGCGAGCGCGAGGCGCTCAAGGAAGCCAACGGCCGTGACCTTGCGCGCGCGCGCGAAAAAGGCCACGACGCCGCGTTCATCGACCGCCTGACGCTCTCCGACAAGGCGCTCAACACGATGGTCGAAGGCTTGCGGCAGGTGGCCGCACTGGCCGATCCGATCGGCGAGATCAGCGGGCTCAAGTTCCGTCCGAGCGGCATTCAGGTCGGACAGATGCGCGTGCCGCTCGGCGTGATCGGCATCATCTACGAATCGCGGCCGAACGTGACCATCGACGCGGCCGCGCTGTGCCTCAAATCCGGCAACGCGACGATTCTGCGCGGCGGCTCCGAGGCGCTCGAATGCAATACGGCGCTCGCGAAGCTGATCGGCGTTGGGCTGGAAGCGGCCGGATTGCCGCAGGACGCGGTGCAGGTCGTCGAGACGGCGGACCGCGCGGCGGTGGGCAAGCTCATCACGATGACCGAGTTCGTCGACGTGATCGTGCCGCGCGGCGGCAAGAGCCTGATCGCGCGCCTGATGGAAGAATCGCGCGTGCCGATGATCAAGCACCTCGACGGCATCTGTCACGTCTATGTCGACGATCGCGCGGATCTCGCGAAGGCGTCGGTGATCTGCGACAACGCGAAGACGCATCGTTACGGCACCTGCAACACGATGGAAACGCTGCTCGTCGCGCGCGGCATCGCGCAGCAAGCGTTGCCGCAACTCGCGCGCGCGTTTCAGGCGAAGGAAGTCGAACTGCGCGTGGAAGCCGAAGCGCGCGCCGTGCTCGAAGCGGCGAAGATCGGCGGGCTCGTCGATGCGACCGAAGAAGACTGGAGCACGGAATATCTCGCACCGGTTCTCGCGATCAAGGTCGTCGCCGATCTGGACGAAGCGATCGAGCATATCAATCGCTACGGCTCGCATCACACCGATGCAATCTGCACGGAAGATCACGACCGCGCGATGCGTTTCCTGCGCGAAGTGGATTCGGCGAGCGTGATGGTCAACGCTTCGACGCGCTTCGCCGATGGCTTCGAATTCGGCCTCGGCGCGGAAATCGGCATTTCGAACGACAAGCTGCACGCGCGCGGCCCGGTCGGCCTGGAAGGGCTGACTTCGCTCAAGTACGTCGTGCTGGGGCGCGGCGAAGTGCGTCAATAA
- a CDS encoding DUF2827 family protein → MAEALQRLPFVESVSLIDVGEQNALPPQVDAALKGLRIMRIPDATDAVDVIFEMGGALDTQWLDLMRARGKKVAYYGCGQPYVGLVESPVFDKPVHVMRPDRYDQVWLMSKDRLSVPMMRTLHRCPVHLIPFIWHPQFVQQRIAEVEEHGLRYGYERRANASAQPAIQPQGFRVAMFEPNISVVKTSSIPVLVCKEAYRADRSSVSAMHVLNSMHMKDHPTLMYMANSLDIVKDSKSTFHGRDDIAGFMAQYADAVVSHQWGNDQNYLYLDVLYGSYPLIHNSPWLKDTGYYFPGFDAQEGGRQLLRAFREHDSNLDAYRASAQRVIDAVNPFNQAKLDAFADRLINLCQGSKLEVGV, encoded by the coding sequence TTGGCGGAAGCGCTTCAGAGGCTTCCATTCGTCGAGAGCGTTTCGCTGATCGACGTAGGCGAGCAGAACGCATTGCCGCCGCAAGTCGACGCCGCGTTGAAGGGTTTGCGCATCATGCGCATTCCGGATGCGACCGATGCCGTCGACGTCATCTTCGAAATGGGCGGTGCGCTCGACACGCAATGGCTCGACCTCATGCGCGCACGTGGCAAGAAAGTCGCCTACTACGGTTGCGGCCAGCCTTATGTTGGGCTCGTCGAGTCGCCGGTCTTCGACAAGCCCGTTCATGTGATGCGTCCCGACCGTTACGACCAGGTCTGGCTGATGTCGAAGGACCGTCTGTCCGTCCCGATGATGCGCACGCTGCATCGCTGCCCGGTTCATCTCATTCCGTTCATCTGGCATCCGCAGTTCGTCCAACAGCGCATCGCGGAAGTGGAAGAACACGGCCTGCGCTACGGCTATGAGCGCCGCGCGAACGCGTCGGCTCAGCCGGCCATCCAGCCGCAAGGTTTCCGCGTTGCAATGTTCGAGCCGAATATTTCGGTCGTGAAAACGTCGAGCATTCCGGTGCTCGTCTGTAAGGAAGCGTATCGCGCGGATCGTTCGAGCGTATCGGCCATGCATGTGCTCAATTCAATGCACATGAAGGATCACCCGACGCTCATGTACATGGCGAACTCGCTGGATATCGTGAAGGATTCCAAGTCGACGTTCCATGGCCGTGACGACATCGCCGGCTTCATGGCGCAATACGCGGATGCCGTGGTGTCGCATCAATGGGGCAACGATCAGAATTATCTGTATCTCGATGTGCTCTACGGCAGTTATCCGCTGATTCACAACTCGCCGTGGCTCAAGGACACGGGCTACTATTTCCCGGGCTTCGACGCGCAAGAGGGCGGACGCCAACTGCTGCGCGCCTTCCGTGAACACGACAGCAATCTCGATGCATACCGCGCAAGTGCGCAGCGCGTCATCGACGCGGTGAATCCTTTCAATCAAGCAAAGCTGGATGCCTTCGCAGACCGGTTGATCAACCTTTGCCAGGGAAGCAAGCTCGAGGTAGGCGTATGA